GCGCCGGCGGGACGTGGATGTCGTGGTGATCTGCACGCCGCCGGACTTGCATGCGCCGATCGCCCTGGCCGCTCTCGGCGAAGGCAAGCACGTGCTCTGCGAGAAGCCGCTGGCGCGCACGGTAGCGGAAGGCGAGGCGATGGTCGCGGCAGCCGCGAAACGCGGCCTGATGCTGAAGTGCGGATTCAATCACCGGCACCATCCCGCTATCGCCGCGGCCAAACAACATCTCGACCAGGGCACGATTGGCCGGGCGGTGTTTCTGCGGGCCGCTTATGGCATCTGCGGACGGCCGGGGTACGAGAAGGAATGGCGCGCCGATCCTGCCGTCGTCAGCGGCGGCCACTTGATGGAGCAGGGAATCCACGTCATCGATCTCTTCCGCTGGTTCCTCGGTGAACTGCAGGACGTCACCGCGGTGGTCCAAACCTGCTACTGGCCGATCGCGCCGCTGGAAGACAACGCTTTTGTGACCTGCCGAGGCGCCGACGGCACTCCCGCCAGCCTGCACTCCAGCCTGACGCAGTGGAAGAACTTGTTCTCGTTTGAGGTCTATGGAGAAGACGGCTACGTTGCGGTCGAAGGACTCGGCGGCGGCTACGGAACCGAGAAGTTGGTGGCCGGACAAACCACCTTCCACCGCCCCTTCGCCTGCAACGTAACGGAATTTCGCGGTGGCGACGTGTCCTGGCAGGAAGAGTGGAAGGTATTCTCGGAAGCCATCATGACCGGCAAGGCGCCCATCGGTGACGGACGCGATGGAGTCCAAGCCTTGCGCGTTGTGTTCGCGGCCTACGAGTCGGCGCATCGCGGGGAGCGCGTCTCGCTCGCCTGCGAATCAGCGGAGACGGTGGGCCGATGAAGTCGCTGATCACGGGCTGCAGCGGCCTCATCGGTCCGCACCTTGCGGAGCGCCTGCTCGCTGGCGGCGACCAGGTCCACGGCACCTACGCGTTCTCGGCGGACAACCTGCGGCCTCTGCGCGGCAGGATGAGTGTATCGTATTGCGATATTCGCGAGGCGGCCGCGGTGAGCGCGACGGTCGAAGCGACACGCCCGGAGCGGATCTTCCATCTGGCCGCACAGAGCCGGCCGCTCCGGTCCTGGGAAGATCCGGAAAGCGCTTTCCGCGTCAATGTCCTGGGCACGCTTCACCTGCTCGAAGCCGTGCGCCGTCAATGTCCCGAGGCGCTGGTTGTGGTCTTCGGCTCCAGTGCCGAGTACGGGCAATCCCTGGATCGGCCGCTGGACGAAGCCAGCCCGCTGCGGCCCGACAGCCCTTACGGGGCGAGCAAGGCCGCCGCCGAAATGCTCGCCGACGTTTATGGCCGTGCCTACAAGATCAAGGTGATTCGCCTGCGGCCGTTCTTTGTCGTGGGCCCGGGCCGCGCGCACAACATCTTTGTAGATTTTGCGCAGCGCATCGTGGCGGCGGAGAACGGCCTTGTCGATGGCCTCGATGTGGGCCGGCAGTCCACGGTGCGCGACATCCTGGACGTGCGCGACGCCGCTTCGGCCATTGCGCTCATCGCGGAGCGCGGCGGCTCGGGCGAGGTCTACAACGTGTGCACCGGGAAAGGCGTTGGCATCTCTGCGGCCCTGATGGGCATGGCCAAGCTTTCGTCCAAACCGTTGCGCCTGCGTTTCGAAGCCACCGGCGCGCGGCCGCTGGACGCTGCCGCGCTGGTAGGCGACAACACGCGGCTGCGCCGGCTGGGCTGGGAACCGCGCATCGCTCTGGAACAGACACTGGCGGATATTTTGGACTTCTGGCGCGCCGAGTTTCTCCAGCGGCAGAGCCACAACCGCGCCCAGCCGGTTGTCGTCCCTGACGGTCGCTGCTGACGAGCCTCGGACTCATGAAAGCAGTTGGGATGAGTGGTGATCCCTAAATCCTCCCGGAGGCAGGTATGAAAGCACTGGTGACCGGCGGCGCCGGATTCATTGCGTCGCACATCGTCGACGCTTACGTCGAGCTTGGCATGGAAGTCGTGGTGGTGGACAACCTGTCGCGCGGATTTCGGGCGAACCTGAACCCGCGAGCGCGATTCTACGAGGCGGACATCCGTGACTCTGCCGCCATGCGCTCCATCTTCCAGGCGGAAGAGCCGGATTACATCAATCACCATGCGGCCCAGATGGACCTGCGCCGCGCCGTCCATGAGCCGGTGTTCGACGCCGAGGTCAACATCCTGGGCTCGCTCCACCTGCTGAACCTGGCGGTGGAGTTCGGCATTCGCCGGTTCATCTACGCCTCGACCGGCGGCGCGGCCTACGGCGAGCCGCTCTCGGTGCCGATCGCGGAGGAGCACCCGATCCGGCCCATCACTCCGTACGGCATCAGCAAGCACACGGTCGAGCACTACCTGTTCAATTACCGGGTCCTCTACGGACTGGAATATGTCGTACTGCGATACGGCAACGTCTATGGCCCGCGACAGAGTTCGCAGGGAGAAGCGGGCGTGGCGGCCATCTTCTGCGAGCAGATGCTGGCGGGCGAGACGCCCAGGATTTTCGGCAATGGCGCCAAGACGCGGGATTACATCTACGTGAGCGATGTGGCGAGGGCCAACGTGCAGGCGTTGCGGCTCGGCAATGGCGAGCTGTTCAACATCGCCACCGGAGTGCCGACCACCGACGAGGAGGTCTTCCACGCCGTGCGCGCGGCGATCGGGATCGCTCCGTTCACGCCGCGCTACCTGGACAAGCGCCCGGGAGAGATCGATCACTGCTACCTGAACGTCGACAAAGCGGCGCGCCAACTGCGGTGGCGTTCCGAGGTCAAGCTGGCGGACGGGCTGCGGGAAACCGTCGCCTATTTTCAGGAGCGCCACGCCGGCGCGGCGGCGCGGTGAGGACGATGAAGGCGATGTTGCTGGCTGCCGGATGCGGTGAGCGGCTGCGGCCCCTGACCTGCCGGACGCCGAAATGCATGTTGAAATTTGCCGGCAAGCCCTTGCTGGAACATTGGATCGACAAACTCAGCGCCGGCGGAATCCGCGACCTGGTGATCAACGTGTCGCATCTGGCGGAGAAGGTGACCGGCTATTTCGGCTCGGGCGAGCGCTGGGGCGTCCGCATCGAGTACGCGCGCGAGCCGGCCCTGCTGGGGACCGCCGGCGCGGTGCGGCAAATGCGCCCCGTGCTAGGCGATGCTCGCTTCCTGGTGATCTATGCCGACAACCAGAGCGACTGCGGGCTGCGGGAGATCGTGGACTTCCACGCGGCGCGCCGGGCCGTGGCCACCATGGCGGTGTGCCGCATTGAAGATCCCAGTTCGTGCGGAATTGTCGGCCTGGCCGAAGACGGACGCATCACCCGCTTCCTGGAGAAGCCCACGCCGGAGCAAACCTTCAGCCACTACATCAATGCCGGGATTTACGTCATGGAGCCGGACATCTTCGAACACATTCCCGCCGACGGGACGCCGGACTTCAGCCGCGACGTGTTTCCCCGCATGCTGCGGACGGAGGCGCCGCTCTACGCGTTCTGCTACGGCGGTCATGTGCTGAAGTTCGACACCTTCGCCGACTGGCACCAGTCGGAGATGTGGGCGCGGCAAAGACAAGCCGCCTCGGCATCGCAATCGGCGGCGCATTCCTGAACGGAAGCGGTGGTCACAGCAGCGACAGCCATCGGCGATGAGATTGGGTTCGGCGCCGCACGCCTCGCCGTGTCGGTGATCATTGCCACCTACCGCCGCCGCGAACTCCTGTGCGACACACTCCGGCACATCCTGAACCAGGGCTACCCCAACCTGGAAGTAATCGTGGTGGACCAGACGGAGCCTGGCTTGGGCGAGGGGATTGACCACGATTTGCTGGCGTGCGTGCAGTATGTGCGGACGGCGCAGCCCAATCTTTCTCGCGCCCGCAACCTCGGGCTCGACCGCAGTCATGGCGCCATCCTTCTGTTCTGCGACGATGACATCGTTCCCTGCCAGGACTGGATTGCGGCGCACGCGCGCCGCTACTGCGATCCCCAGGTGATGGCCGTCGCCGGCGGAGAACGGGTGTGCGGTTCCAGCCTGGCCGATAAAAGCGTGCAGCGCGCCCGGTGGAAGAGGCTGATTTTTCGCCTGCTGATGCTCGGTCAGAACCTGAAAACCAGGTTGACAGGCCAGGCCGTGAGCGGCCGCATCGGCAACCGCATTGTCGCCCAGTTCAGCGCCAGCGGGGCGATCTTGCACGACTGGACCGTGCAGGGGACCGGCGATGTGGACTTTGCCAAGGGCTGCAACATGTCGTTCCGCCGGCAGGTTTTTGAAATCGTCGGCCGATTCGACCCGGGTTGCACCGGGCGCGAGGAGACGGACCTCTTCCTGCGCATGAAGCGTGCCGGGCTGCGCGTCCTGTACGACTCTTCCGCCGCCGTCCTGCACCTGAAATCCGACGTGGGCGGAACGCGCGTGTCGGACCCGGCGGCGCATTACCAGTGGCTCTTCTATTACGAGGCCTACTTCTTCCTGAAAAATTTTCCGTGGCGGTACTTTCCCCTGTTTCTCGCGCGGCTGTTGCCGGAAATTGCCGGTTGCGGCAAAGCGGTCGGGTTGCGCGGGGCGAAACTCTTGTGGAGGAGTCTCAAGCAGGCTGGGGCAGCGGCGCGACAGGCGAGAACGAACCCCGAGCTTGCCGGGACCGATCCAAGCTGCGGGAGGAGCGCGCTGGCGCCTCACAGCACGCAGCATCCGTGAACCCGGCATTGAGCAGCGCCACCGAAACCGTTCCCTCCAGCTCGGTTGTTCTGCTGCTGGCCGTTACCGTATGGATTGCGGTCGTGCTGGCCTCGATCGTGATCTCCCCCATGGTTCTGCTCTCCAGCGTGCTGGTGGTGCCTGCGATCTGCTTCCTCCGGCCGGCCGCTCTGCCCTATCTTCTCTTGCTTGCGATCTGCGCCACCGGCCTGTTGGTAGTGAGCAACTCCGAACTGGGAGCAGGCCTGGCCAGCGCAGGCTTGTTTCACGTCACCTTTGCCGACGCCGTATTGCTAGCGGCGCTGGTGGCCGAGGCCGCGCGCAAGCTGGTGTGGGGTTCGCCGTGGCTGCCCTGGTCGCGCATCGACACCGGCCTGTGCGCCGTCACTGCGGCCACCCTGATCAGCGCGGTCTTCGCGCTCGACCGCGGCACCGGCTTCGTCGCGGTCGTACAGACGGTGGAATTCTGGATTCTTGCCCGCATCATCGCCCAAGGCCTGGAGCGGCTGGAGAGCGCGCTCGCCTTTTACCGCTTCTTCGTCGCCGTGGCGCTGGGCGAGCTGGCGCTGGGCCTGGTGCAATACCTTTTCGCCGATGCCGCCGCCGGACGTGAGCCGCTGATGGCAGGAACCCTGGGCAGTCCGTATCTGTTCGGCTTGTTGCTCGGATGGGCAGCGATGATTGCCTATACGCAGCTCCTCGCCAAACCCCGCCCCCTGCACCAGTGGGCGTGGGTGGCTGCCTTCATTTGCCTGATTGCCGGCTTGCTGCTTTCCGGCAAGCGGAGCCAATGGCTGGCGCTGACGGCGACCATCCTGGTTCTGACGGCGACACGCTGGAGCCGGCGAACGGCGGCTGCGGTCCTGTTGTTTATCGCGATCGCCGCTGCCTCCCTCAGCCTTCCGCCCGTGCGGGAGACCGTCGCCGGCAAGATCGAGCAGGCGCTGCGGTACGAGGAGATCGGTACGCAGGGCTACGCGCGGTACCGGCTGGTGCAGACCTGCTGGCAGTTGTTCGTGGCTAATCCATGGTTGGGGATCGGCCCCAAGAACTTCCGCGCCGTGTCGGAACGCTACATTGCCAGCCGGGAAACCGGAGGCTACAGCGCACTGGCGACGGAGCAGTGGCCGCTCGGCAAGCTGGCGGAGCAGGGCGTGGTTGGCTACGCCGCCTTCCTTTATCTTATGTACGTCCTGCTGCAGCAATCGTTCCAGGTCATGCGCCGGCAGCCGCTGGACCGCGTCACCGTCACGCTGTTTGCCTTCTTCGTATACATCACGGCCGAGCTGGGCGAGTGGTTCGCCACCGAACGCGGGCACATCAACTTCATTTTCATCGGACTCCTGATGGCAGCGACCTATCGAGGCTCGCCCAGCGCACGGCCGCAAGCGGTTGACGGTGATCTGGCGTGAGCGACGATCGCGCCCCGGCCGCGGCGGGGCTCGAGCCCGGCAGGCCCTGGCCGACCTTTGCCAGCGTGGCGCGCCAGAGCGTGGCGCTGATGCCTGTCCTGCTGCTGGCGCGCGTGGCGGACCTGGCGAAATTCATGGTGATTGCCCGCGCCTTTGGCGCCTCTGCCGTCATGGATGCCTTCTTTGTGGCGTCGAGCATCCCCTTCGGCCTCAGCAGTCTGGTAGAAAGCACCGCGGAGCAGGGCTTCGTGGCCCTGGGCACGGGTGCGCGCGCGGAGAAGGAGGGCAGCGATTGGACGCTGCAAGCGGTTCTGCTGCAACTCGCCGTGCTGACGTTCTGCCTGATCGCGGCCCTCTACCTGTTGTGCGCCGACTCCGTCGTTGCCCTGGTCGGGCGCGGCCTCTCCCCGGCGGCGCGCGTGGCGGCGGCGCGGCTGACGCAACTGCTGGCGCCCATCCTGCTGCTCAGCCCGGTCTTCGGATTGCTCACCGGCTTCCACTACGCGCGCGGCCATTATGTTTGCCGCACGCTGACGCCGGCGATCGGCGCGGTGGTTTTGGCGCTCTGCCTGTGGTGGCTGCGCGGCCGGATGGGCATCCACGGCCTCGCCATCGCTTACAGCGCCGCCTACGTGGTGCAGGTGGGCCTGTTGCTGCCGCTGTTTTGGAATTTGCGGCGACACCGGACCCCTCTGCCGCACCCTCTGTCCCACTACGGCGGGACGGCGATCCGGTTCCTGCTTCCGATGTTGGCGGTTTCGGCGTTTACCAACATGAACCTGATTGTGGACCGCGCCGTCGCCTCTTTTCTTCCGCCGGGCGCGATCTCCTATGTCGATTACGCGAACCGGCTGGGAAACATGTTCTGCAACCTGGTGGTGGGCACCTTCGTGATGGTGTTCTACCCGTTCCTGGCGCGCCAGGCGGCGGTGTTCGATGCGACGGTGGTCGCCGGAGGAACGGAAAAGGCCTTGCGTGCGGTGTCGCTGGTGATGGTTCCCACGCTCGCCATCGCCGCCTGGATGCGTGTTCCCACGGTGCGGCTTCTGTTCGAGCGCGGCGCGTTTACCCACGCCGATTCGCTGGCGACCGGCGCCGCCTTTGCCGCGCTCGCGCCCGGCCTGCTGTTCCTGTCTTTAAACACGGTGCTGATTCGAGGCTTCTACAGCCTGCACGACTCTCACATGCCGATGCTGGCCGCCACCGCCAGCGTGGTGCCTAACTTTCTCCTGGACATTCTGCTGGCCCGCTATTGGAGCTTCGTGGGAATTGCCGCGGCGACGTCGGCCGTGCAGGCGCTCATGTTCCTGATGCTGGCGTGGTTGTTTCAGCGGCAGCACGCGCCTCTGCGGCTGCGACCGCTGGCCTGCGGCGGAGCGAGGATGATGTTGGCCGCTGCCGTCTCCATCGCGTCGGTGCAGGGCTTGTTGTGGTGCGCGCGCGACTCGGCTGCGGCTGAGGAAGCCGGACTGGCGACCGTCGCAGCCATCCTGCTCGCGGCCCTCATCTATGTCACGGCCGCGAGTGCGCTGGGCGTGCGCGAGTGCCAGCGCCTGCTGGCGTGGTGCATGGCGCTGGCCACCGGGCCGACCATGGGCACAACCCGCAAATGACGCATCGCGTGCAACAAACGGTCCACGAGCCGGCGGCGGAATTCGTTGCCGTGACCTGCAGCTTCTGCGGCGTGGACGACGCGGTCACCCTCGGTTTCCGCGACCGCCTCTGTGCCATCCTGCGGCGCCTCGGGCTGACGCTGGAACGCCTGTGGGTGAGCGGAGCCGGCAGCCACCGCTATCCGCCGCACCGGGAGCTGCAGACTTTCTTCCAGATGGAGCGGCCGGTTAGCAAGCGAATCATCATGCGCGCCGGGCAATGGCTGAGGTGCGGGGAATTGCTGGTAGCCTACGCTCGCAAGCCGTTGTCCGTCGCTGCGGGCGACCGCCTGGCGCCGACCTAAGGCCGCGGCGCCTGCTGAACTCCACAGTCTCGTTGGTGCGCATCGCCATCGTTCATCCCGATCTGAGCAGCGGCAAGGGCGTGGAAAGTTACACGCTGGAGCTGGCGCGATCGCTGGCCACCGAGCACGAGGTGCACGTGTTCGCCAACCGCTGGGAGGCCCTGCCCGCCAACGTGCGGCTGCACAAGGTGTGGGCGATGCCCGGCCCGCATTTTCTCCGCCTGCTGACCTTCGCGGTGAACGTCACGCGCCAACTGCGCCGGCAATCCTTCGACCTGGTCAACGTGCAAGGCTTTTGCGCGCTGGCGGGCGACGTGGTGACCGTGCACGGCTGCTATCGTTCTTACTGGCAGTTGCGCCGGAAATTGCCGGCTCGCCTGCGGAAGTGGCTGAACCCGTTTCATTATGTCGCCCTCGGCCTCTCGGACCGGCTGTTCACCAGCCGCCACACGCGCTGGGTGATTGCGCTTTCCCAGGGCGCCGAGAAGGATATCTGCGACGTTTACGGTTTTCCGCCCCAGCAAATCCTGGTGAGAACCCCGGGAGTGGATCGCGACAAATTTCATCCTGCCAACCGCGTCCGCTACCGCCATGAGGTTCGTGCGGGATTTGATCTCCGCGAGGACGACTTCGTCCTGCTGTTCGCCGGCAACGAGTTTCAGCGCAAGGGGCTCGATCTGGTGCTGCAGGCGATGGCCCGCATCAGCCAGCCTCGGTTGAAGCTGCTGGTCGCGGGCGCGACACATCCGGCAGTCCAGTGGCAGTACCGGCGCCTGGCGCGGAAGTTGGGCGTGCAGGTGCGTTTTGCCGGCCGGCAGCGCAACATGGATCGAATCTACGCCGCGGCTGACGTGTTCATTCTCCCGTCGCGGTATGAAGCTTTCCCTGCCGTAGTCCTGGAGGCGGCAGCCTCCGGCCTGCCGCTGCTCGGCTCGCGTACCAATGGCATCCGCGATGTTCTGATCCACGATCGCAACGGCTGGTACGTCGAACTCGATCCTGCCGACATTGCGGCCCGGATCACCGCGCTGATGGACCACCCGCTGCAGTTGTTGCGCGTGGGCATGGCGGCGCGCGTCAGCACCGAAGACTTTGACGCAAACCGGGCCAGGGCCTCGCTGCTCTCCACCTACACCAGCCTGGCGAAGAACGGTTTGCCTGCGACGGCGCCGACCAGCCAGGAGTGCGAAGCGCAGCAGCCGGAGCAGCCGCATGCGCTCTTCTGACCTGCCAACCGGACTGAGGCTGGCGGACCCCGCCGCCCACCTCGGCGACTTGCGTGTTGCCATTGTTCATTACTGGTTGCTGAACCGGCGCGGTGGAGAGCACGTCGTCGATGCTCTGCTCGACATTTTTCCCCAGGCTGATTTGTTCACCCTGGTGCTGGATCGGCGCTCGCTGCCTCCGGCCTACTCGTCGCATCGCGTGAACGCTTCCTGGCTGCAGCACCTTCCCGGTATCCGTCGCCACTACCAGAAACTGGTATTTCTCGCGCCGCACGCGTTGGAGCAGTTCAACCTCGGCGCCTACGACCTGGTGATCAGTTCGGAGGCGGGGCCGGCCAAGGGCGTCCTGACACGCTCCGATGCCTGCCATATCTGCTACTGCCACTCACCCATGCGGTACATCTGGGACCTGTACCACGATTACCTTCACGAGGCGCCATGGGGGGTAGTAGGGCGGGTATTCTATTCGGCGGTCGCCCATTACCTGCGCCAGTGGGACTACGCCACGGCGGCGCGCGTCGACTACTTCATCACCAATTCGCAGGCCGTGGCCGACCGCATTCGCAAGGCTTATCGCCGTGAGGCGACCGTCATTCCTCCGCCCGTCGATGTCGCCGCTTTCCGGTTGGCGAACGGGCCCGGCGAGTTCTACCTGGTCATCGGCGCTTTATCTCCGTACAAGCGAGTCGACCTCGCGGTCAGCGCCTGCACCCGCCTGAATCGCAAGCTGGTCGTCATTGGCGAAGGCAAGGAGTTCAAAGCTCTCCGCCGGCTCGCGGGCAGCTCGGTAACATTCCTCGGCTACCAACCGGATGCTGTCGTCCGCGATCATTACCGGCGTTGCCGCGCGTTGCTTTTCCCCGGGGAAGAGGATTTCGGCATCACCGTGGTGGAAGCGCAGGCGTGCGGCCGGCCGGTCATCGCGTACGGCCGTGGTGGCGCGCTCGACACCGTCCAGGGAGTCTTTCCTGGTGAGGCGTGGCGGCCGGGCACGACCGGCGTGTTTTTCCCGCGGCAGGAGGTGCACGACGTGATGGAAGCCCTGCTCAGGTTTGAGCAATCGGAGTCGCAATTTGATGCCGTCGGCATTCGCCGCCATGCAGAGCAGTTCGATGTGCGGCGTTTCAAGCAGCGACTCGCTGCGTTTGTCGCCAGCAGGCTCGCTGAATTTCGGGCGCAGTTGCACTCGCATCCGGCGGCGGGCAGCACCATCGCGGAAGCTGCGCCAGCGCCGATCGTGGACACAGCGGTCGAACTGCTTCCGACAGCGGGGAATCGCCATGACTGACCAGGCTCGAGTGCCGGGGACGAGCAGGAGAGTCTTGGACGCCCTGCTGTTCATGGCGGGCTCGCCGCTGGAAACCCTCCGCTGGGCGCACCATCGCAGCCAGAGAAACCATGTGGAGCGCTTCTGCCGGCCGCTGGACAAAATCTTTCCCGGTATCGGCGGTACTTCGATCGCGCTGGCGGGGGCTGAAGGGCTCGCGGGCGAAGTCTTTGATCGCGACCTGATGTACTTGTGTCTGCTCGCCAAGCACCTGAACCCCACGCGCACCCTGGAGATCGGGACACTGTACGGCAGGACGACATTGAATCTCGCCATGAATACTACCGAGGCGGCAAGGATCTGGACGGTGGATCTCGGCGCCGCGGAAATCGGTATCGGCAAGCAGCCAGCCGATGTCGGCATGAAGTTTCGTAACACGCCATTCGCGGGCAAGATTACGCAGATCATCCATGACTCGCGGACCCTGGACCTCGATCCCCTCTTGCCGTTGGACCTGGTGTTCATTGATGGAGACCACCGCTACCAGAGCGTCAAGCAGGACACTTTGAAGTGTTTGCCCGCAATCCGTCGCGGCGGCGTCCTGGCGTGGCACGACTATGGCTTGTCGGAAGACGTGACCGCGTGGCTCGACGAATCGCGCGCCACGCGCGGCCTGGACATCTGGTGCCTGCCCGAGAGCTGTGTGGCGGTGCATCGCCGGCCCTGATCGGAGTCTACGCCCACCCGGAACATCCCCTGCAGTCCCAAGCACAGCGGCAGCGAGCCGCGGTGGAGGAATCATGCCCACAAACTACACCTCGCAATACGTGAAGGAAGCGGCCGAGATCCTGCAGGCGCTGGATCAAGCCTCGGTGGAAGAAATGGTTCGCCTGCTGGTGCAGGTGCGCCGCGGTGGAGGCCGTCTCTTCTTCGTCGGCGTGGGCGGCGGCGCCGGCCATGCCTCGCACGCGGTGTGCGACTTTCGCAAGATCGCCGGCATGGAGGCTTACAGCGTCACCGACAACGTTTCGGAGCTGACGGCGCGCATCAACGACGACGGCTGGGACAGCGCTTATGAACATTGGCTGCGCGGCAGCCGCTTGCGTGGCGGCGACATGCTGTTTGTCTTTTCCGTTGGGGGTGGAGACCTGGAGCGCCGCATCAGTTCCAACGTGGTGCACGCCGTGCGCTACGCCAAGCAGGTGGGCGCCCTGGTATGCGCCATCGTCGGCCGCGACGGCGGATACGCGGCCAAGGCGGCCGACGTCGCCATCGTCGTGCGCACCGTCAATCCGGACACGGTCACGCCGCATAC
This window of the Terriglobia bacterium genome carries:
- a CDS encoding Gfo/Idh/MocA family oxidoreductase, giving the protein MRVAIIGAGLQGTRRAQALQAMHDAELAVITARELRAAEPLAARMGCAAGAGWDQAVRRRDVDVVVICTPPDLHAPIALAALGEGKHVLCEKPLARTVAEGEAMVAAAAKRGLMLKCGFNHRHHPAIAAAKQHLDQGTIGRAVFLRAAYGICGRPGYEKEWRADPAVVSGGHLMEQGIHVIDLFRWFLGELQDVTAVVQTCYWPIAPLEDNAFVTCRGADGTPASLHSSLTQWKNLFSFEVYGEDGYVAVEGLGGGYGTEKLVAGQTTFHRPFACNVTEFRGGDVSWQEEWKVFSEAIMTGKAPIGDGRDGVQALRVVFAAYESAHRGERVSLACESAETVGR
- a CDS encoding GDP-mannose 4,6-dehydratase — translated: MKSLITGCSGLIGPHLAERLLAGGDQVHGTYAFSADNLRPLRGRMSVSYCDIREAAAVSATVEATRPERIFHLAAQSRPLRSWEDPESAFRVNVLGTLHLLEAVRRQCPEALVVVFGSSAEYGQSLDRPLDEASPLRPDSPYGASKAAAEMLADVYGRAYKIKVIRLRPFFVVGPGRAHNIFVDFAQRIVAAENGLVDGLDVGRQSTVRDILDVRDAASAIALIAERGGSGEVYNVCTGKGVGISAALMGMAKLSSKPLRLRFEATGARPLDAAALVGDNTRLRRLGWEPRIALEQTLADILDFWRAEFLQRQSHNRAQPVVVPDGRC
- a CDS encoding NAD-dependent epimerase/dehydratase family protein yields the protein MKALVTGGAGFIASHIVDAYVELGMEVVVVDNLSRGFRANLNPRARFYEADIRDSAAMRSIFQAEEPDYINHHAAQMDLRRAVHEPVFDAEVNILGSLHLLNLAVEFGIRRFIYASTGGAAYGEPLSVPIAEEHPIRPITPYGISKHTVEHYLFNYRVLYGLEYVVLRYGNVYGPRQSSQGEAGVAAIFCEQMLAGETPRIFGNGAKTRDYIYVSDVARANVQALRLGNGELFNIATGVPTTDEEVFHAVRAAIGIAPFTPRYLDKRPGEIDHCYLNVDKAARQLRWRSEVKLADGLRETVAYFQERHAGAAAR
- a CDS encoding nucleotidyltransferase family protein, which gives rise to MKAMLLAAGCGERLRPLTCRTPKCMLKFAGKPLLEHWIDKLSAGGIRDLVINVSHLAEKVTGYFGSGERWGVRIEYAREPALLGTAGAVRQMRPVLGDARFLVIYADNQSDCGLREIVDFHAARRAVATMAVCRIEDPSSCGIVGLAEDGRITRFLEKPTPEQTFSHYINAGIYVMEPDIFEHIPADGTPDFSRDVFPRMLRTEAPLYAFCYGGHVLKFDTFADWHQSEMWARQRQAASASQSAAHS
- a CDS encoding glycosyltransferase; the protein is MVTAATAIGDEIGFGAARLAVSVIIATYRRRELLCDTLRHILNQGYPNLEVIVVDQTEPGLGEGIDHDLLACVQYVRTAQPNLSRARNLGLDRSHGAILLFCDDDIVPCQDWIAAHARRYCDPQVMAVAGGERVCGSSLADKSVQRARWKRLIFRLLMLGQNLKTRLTGQAVSGRIGNRIVAQFSASGAILHDWTVQGTGDVDFAKGCNMSFRRQVFEIVGRFDPGCTGREETDLFLRMKRAGLRVLYDSSAAVLHLKSDVGGTRVSDPAAHYQWLFYYEAYFFLKNFPWRYFPLFLARLLPEIAGCGKAVGLRGAKLLWRSLKQAGAAARQARTNPELAGTDPSCGRSALAPHSTQHP
- a CDS encoding O-antigen ligase family protein — translated: MNPALSSATETVPSSSVVLLLAVTVWIAVVLASIVISPMVLLSSVLVVPAICFLRPAALPYLLLLAICATGLLVVSNSELGAGLASAGLFHVTFADAVLLAALVAEAARKLVWGSPWLPWSRIDTGLCAVTAATLISAVFALDRGTGFVAVVQTVEFWILARIIAQGLERLESALAFYRFFVAVALGELALGLVQYLFADAAAGREPLMAGTLGSPYLFGLLLGWAAMIAYTQLLAKPRPLHQWAWVAAFICLIAGLLLSGKRSQWLALTATILVLTATRWSRRTAAAVLLFIAIAAASLSLPPVRETVAGKIEQALRYEEIGTQGYARYRLVQTCWQLFVANPWLGIGPKNFRAVSERYIASRETGGYSALATEQWPLGKLAEQGVVGYAAFLYLMYVLLQQSFQVMRRQPLDRVTVTLFAFFVYITAELGEWFATERGHINFIFIGLLMAATYRGSPSARPQAVDGDLA
- a CDS encoding polysaccharide biosynthesis C-terminal domain-containing protein; translation: MSDDRAPAAAGLEPGRPWPTFASVARQSVALMPVLLLARVADLAKFMVIARAFGASAVMDAFFVASSIPFGLSSLVESTAEQGFVALGTGARAEKEGSDWTLQAVLLQLAVLTFCLIAALYLLCADSVVALVGRGLSPAARVAAARLTQLLAPILLLSPVFGLLTGFHYARGHYVCRTLTPAIGAVVLALCLWWLRGRMGIHGLAIAYSAAYVVQVGLLLPLFWNLRRHRTPLPHPLSHYGGTAIRFLLPMLAVSAFTNMNLIVDRAVASFLPPGAISYVDYANRLGNMFCNLVVGTFVMVFYPFLARQAAVFDATVVAGGTEKALRAVSLVMVPTLAIAAWMRVPTVRLLFERGAFTHADSLATGAAFAALAPGLLFLSLNTVLIRGFYSLHDSHMPMLAATASVVPNFLLDILLARYWSFVGIAAATSAVQALMFLMLAWLFQRQHAPLRLRPLACGGARMMLAAAVSIASVQGLLWCARDSAAAEEAGLATVAAILLAALIYVTAASALGVRECQRLLAWCMALATGPTMGTTRK
- a CDS encoding glycosyltransferase family 4 protein yields the protein MRIAIVHPDLSSGKGVESYTLELARSLATEHEVHVFANRWEALPANVRLHKVWAMPGPHFLRLLTFAVNVTRQLRRQSFDLVNVQGFCALAGDVVTVHGCYRSYWQLRRKLPARLRKWLNPFHYVALGLSDRLFTSRHTRWVIALSQGAEKDICDVYGFPPQQILVRTPGVDRDKFHPANRVRYRHEVRAGFDLREDDFVLLFAGNEFQRKGLDLVLQAMARISQPRLKLLVAGATHPAVQWQYRRLARKLGVQVRFAGRQRNMDRIYAAADVFILPSRYEAFPAVVLEAAASGLPLLGSRTNGIRDVLIHDRNGWYVELDPADIAARITALMDHPLQLLRVGMAARVSTEDFDANRARASLLSTYTSLAKNGLPATAPTSQECEAQQPEQPHALF
- a CDS encoding glycosyltransferase → MRVAIVHYWLLNRRGGEHVVDALLDIFPQADLFTLVLDRRSLPPAYSSHRVNASWLQHLPGIRRHYQKLVFLAPHALEQFNLGAYDLVISSEAGPAKGVLTRSDACHICYCHSPMRYIWDLYHDYLHEAPWGVVGRVFYSAVAHYLRQWDYATAARVDYFITNSQAVADRIRKAYRREATVIPPPVDVAAFRLANGPGEFYLVIGALSPYKRVDLAVSACTRLNRKLVVIGEGKEFKALRRLAGSSVTFLGYQPDAVVRDHYRRCRALLFPGEEDFGITVVEAQACGRPVIAYGRGGALDTVQGVFPGEAWRPGTTGVFFPRQEVHDVMEALLRFEQSESQFDAVGIRRHAEQFDVRRFKQRLAAFVASRLAEFRAQLHSHPAAGSTIAEAAPAPIVDTAVELLPTAGNRHD